In one window of Tripterygium wilfordii isolate XIE 37 chromosome 1, ASM1340144v1, whole genome shotgun sequence DNA:
- the LOC119999812 gene encoding G-type lectin S-receptor-like serine/threonine-protein kinase LECRK1, with the protein MSNGTLASFLFGISRPDWNKRVKIALGMARGFTYLHEKFSAQIIHCDIKPQNILLNESFTARISAFGLAKLLMSDQTRTQTVIRGSRGYVAPEWFRNKPITAKVYVYSYGVTLLVIICCRKSLAMEMENEEAVTLLDKCPHLSSRGTFGMSKVWPYCYKLMFGFIYMYV; encoded by the coding sequence TTAGCTAGCTTTCTCTTTGGAATTTCAAGACCTGACTGGAACAAAAGAGTCAAAATTGCACTTGGAATGGCAAGAGGGTTTACGTACTTGCACGAAAAATTCAGCGCACAGATCATCCATTGCGATATCAAGCCTCAAAACATACTCCTAAATGAATCATTCACAGCAAGGATATCAGCTTTCGGTTTGGCAAAGCTCCTGATGAGTGATCAAACTCGAACTCAAACTGTCATTAGAGGGAGTAGGGGATATGTTGCACCTGAATGGTTCAGAAACAAACCAATTACAGCAAAAGTATACGTCTATAGTTACGGAGTCACATTGTTGGTGATCATATGCTGCAGAAAGAGTCTTGCAATGGAAATGGAGAATGAAGAGGCCGTAACCCTACTGGACAAGTGCCCTCACTTATCGTCCCGAGGTACTTTTGGGATGTCAAAAGTATGGCCATACTGTTATAAGCTTATGTTTGgtttcatatatatgtatgtatag
- the LOC119999775 gene encoding G-type lectin S-receptor-like serine/threonine-protein kinase LECRK2 — protein MASSTLLVLNSLLLLLLLPTASAAINCGVQKHSSLSSLDTNSFWASPSGEFAFGFRELPGKNGSLFLLSIWFNKIPDETIVWSANGNNPAPKGSSVNLTETGELVLFDPQGAELWNATTNGVAVAAATCAAMLDVGNFVLLNGDSDPIWQSFKLPTDTILPGQIFDTPTNLSSRESPASYADGRFLLSLQGDGNLVLYPLSRPSLHKFAAYWSSGTVGGNSTLIFDEAGYIYIKEGTQKIYNLTRKNLGGSKEDFYQLARIGHDGVFRQYYHPRKAGCDNLTWEVLQSIPEDICLAITGDLGSGACGYNSYCAVTNSEPNCFCPEGYSFLDQSNKYKGCKPDFPLPSCQANGWEARHELIEFKELLNTNWPLTDYDLQVGSGVDEETCKQLCREDCFCATIIFDGKESCWKKKHPLSNGRKDASVAGKALIKVPKVNVTHMLLNENCPSKKDQSTVILIISVLLGSSAFINLLLILAISLAIFFLYRQKQLNLSSVSSMTSSSVRSYTYKELEEATGGFKQKLGKGAFGTVYKGVLKSDPGRFLAVKKLDKVVQEGEKEFKTEVNAIGQTHHRNLVRLFGYCDEGENRLLVYEYMSNGSLASLLFGISRPDWNQRVQIALGIARGLMYLHEECSNQIIHCDIKPQNILMDEYLVPRISDFGLAKLLLVDQTRVTRTGVRGTIGYFAPEWFRRGSITVKVDVYGFGVMLIEIICCKSSVAFAVGCNQEEALIDWAYHCYTQRKMEKMVENDEEARNDLK, from the coding sequence ATGGCTTCTTCAACTCTTCttgtcctcaactctctcctgcttctgcttcttcttccaaCTGCTTCTGCTGCCATTAACTGTGGTGTACAAAAGCACTCCTCTTTATCTTCACTTGATACAAATTCTTTCTGGGCTTCACCTTCTGGTGAATTTGCTTTCGGATTTCGTGAACTCCCTGGGAAGAATGGGAGTCTCTTCTTGCTTTCCATTTGGTTCAACAAAATCCCAGATGAAACTATTGTTTGGTCAGCAAATGGAAATAATCCTGCACCAAAAGGGTCATCAGTCAATCTGACAGAAACTGGTGAGCTTGTACTCTTTGACCCTCAAGGCGCAGAGTTATGGAACGCAACAACAAATGGTGTCGCAGTAGCAGCAGCTACATGTGCTGCGATGCTGGATGTGGGGAACTTTGTGCTCCTAAATGGAGATTCTGATCCAATATGGCAAAGCTTCAAATTGCCTACTGACACAATCTTGCCGGGGCAGATATTTGACACGCCGACCAACCTTTCCTCTCGAGAATCACCTGCAAGTTATGCTGATGGGAGATTCCTTTTAAGTTTACAAGGTGATGGAAATCTGGTACTTTACCCTTTGTCAAGGCCATCACTACACAAGTTTGCAGCCTATTGGTCCAGTGGAACAGTTGGTGGAAATTCCACCTTAATCTTTGATGAGGCTGGATATATATACATCAAAGAAGGTACCCAGAAAATCTACAACCTAACAAGAAAAAACTTGGGTGGTTCAAAAGAAGATTTCTACCAGTTAGCCAGGATTGGTCATGATGGAGTCTTCAGACAATACTATCACCCAAGGAAGGCAGGCTGCGATAACTTGACATGGGAAGTGTTACAAAGTATTCCCGAAGATATTTGCCTGGCAATCACGGGGGATCTTGGTAGTGGGGCTTGTGGATATAACAGCTATTGTGCTGTAACAAACAGTGAACCCAATTGCTTCTGTCCAGAAGGGTATTCATTCTTGGACCAGTCGAATAAGTACAAAGGTTGTAAACCAGATTTCCCACTTCCCAGTTGCCAGGCTAATGGATGGGAAGCAAGGCATGAACTGATAGAATTTAAAGAGCTTCTCAACACAAATTGGCCGTTGACGGACTATGACTTGCAGGTTGGTAGTGGAGTGGACGAGGAGACATGTAAGCAATTGTGCCGTGAAGACTGTTTCTGCGCGACGATCATTTTTGATGGGAAGGAGAGTTGTTGGAAGAAGAAGCATCCTCTGTCCAATGGAAGGAAAGATGCAAGTGTGGCTGGAAAAGCTCTGATTAAGGTACCAAAAGTTAATGTCACACATATGTTGCTCAATGAAAATTGCCCCTCGAAAAAAGACCAGTCCACTGTGATTCTCATCATTTCTGTACTATTGGGGAGCTCCGCATTTATCAATCTGCTTCTAATATTAGCCATCTCTTTAGCTATATTCTTCTTGTATAGACAAAAACAACTCAATCTTTCATCAGTTTCAAGCATGACAAGTTCAAGTGTAAGGAGTTACACATACAAAGAGCTCGAGGAAGCAACCGGGGGCTTCAAGCAAAAATTGGGTAAAGGTGCTTTTGGCACAGTTTATAAAGGGGTCTTAAAATCAGATCCCGGAAGATTCCTCGCTGTCAAGAAGCTGGATAAGGTAGTGCAAGAAGGTGAGAAAGAATTCAAAACAGAAGTGAATGCTATTGGACAAACTCATCACAGGAATCTAGTTCGGTTGTTTGGCTATTGCGATGAGGGGGAGAACCGGCTTTTGGTTTACGAGTACATGAGCAATGGATCTTTAGCCAGCTTGTTGTTTGGTATTTCCAGGCCAGACTGGAATCAAAGAGTGCAAATTGCATTGGGGATTGCTAGAGGCCTAATGTACTTGCATGAAGAGTGCAGCAACCAAATCATCCATTGTGACATAAAACCACAAAACATACTCATGGATGAGTACCTTGTTCCTAGGATTTCTGACTTTGGATTGGCAAAGCTTCTGTTGGTTGATCAAACGAGAGTAACTCGCACGGGAGTACGTGGGACTATTGGATACTTTGCTCCTGAATGGTTCAGGAGAGGATCAATCACTGTCAAAGTTGATGTCTATGGCTTTGGAGTGATGCTGATTGAGATCATCTGCTGCAAATCTAGTGTTGCATTTGCAGTGGGTTGTAATCAAGAGGAGGCACTCATTGATTGGGCTTATCATTGTTATACCCAAAGAAAAATGGAGAAGATGGTGGAAAATGATGAGGAGGCAAGAAATGACTTGAAATGA
- the LOC119996789 gene encoding protein EMSY-LIKE 3-like produces the protein MDYEPYDSSGTDDDLPPSHQNRMSRGGRIAANGRSIAGSVPYPRMYGETDMETQIHQLEQEAYSSVLRAFKAQADAITWEKESLITELRKELRLSNEEHRELLARVNADDTIRRIREWRQAGGHQPGMLSTGQAVHDSMPTSTVSASRKKQKFAQSVQPQSFGGPSPAFHAQAVAASHQPSSSAAKRGSISGLKGKKQKPGMPGASSKSISYTPSGPSGRGQVTRVSSGAAPEGTGFDPLIGRKVKTRWPDDNNFYEAVITDYNPVEGRHALVYDMHTQKETWEWVNLSEISPDDIQWVGEDPGISRRGYGGPGHGMNRGIGRDGVPGSGRGRGVPKGHSRKDLLPSQNGVGKKAPDDIRILHTETLIKEVERVFCARPPDPVEVEKAKKVLKEHEQALIDAISRLTDLSDGESDEGGPQYSRGHSMG, from the exons ATGGACTACGAGCCCTACGACAGTAGCG GTACTGATGATGATCTTCCTCCATCACATCAGAACAGAATGTCTAGAGGGGGACGAATAGCGGCTAATGGAAGATCTATAGCAGGTTCTGTGCCTTACCCGAGGATGTATGGTGAAACTGATATGGAGACCCAAATCCACCAACTTGAGCAAGAAGCATATAGTTCAGTTCTAAGAGCCTTTAAAGCTCAAGCTGATGCCATTACTTGG GAGAAGGAAAGTTTGATAACTGAACTTCGAAAAGAGTTGAGATTGTCAAATGAGGAGCACAGAGAGCTTCTAGCCCGAGTAAATGCTGATGACACAATACGAAGGATAAG GGAGTGGAGGCAAGCAGGTGGGCATCAACCTGGCATGCTTAGTACTGGTCAAGCAGTTCATGATTCAATGCCTACTTCGACTGTCTCTGCATCTCGCAAGAAACAGAAGTTTGCACAGTCAGTTCAACCACAATCGTTTGGTGGACCATCTCCAGCATTTCATGCACAAGCTGTTGCTGCTTCTCACCAACCATCATCATCAGCTGCTAAGAGAGGATCTATCTCTGGTTTGAAGGGGAAGAAGCAAAAACCG GGTATGCCCGGTGCATCTTCGAAGTCTATTTCTTATACTCCCTCTGGTCCAAGTGGTAGGGGTCAAGTTACTCGAGTATCTTCAGGAGCTGCTCCTGAAGGAACTGGTTTTGACCCGTTGATTGGCAGGAAAGTGAAAACTCGTTGGCCCGATGACAATAACTTTTATGAAGCTGTTATAACCGACTACAATCCAGTTGAG GGACGGCATGCTTTGGTCTATGATATGCATACTCAAAAGGAGACATGGGAATGGGTTAATCTCTCAGAG ATATCTCCTGATGATATACAGTGGGTGGGTGAGGACCCTGGAATATCTCGTCGTGGTTATGGTGGACCAGGTCATGGGATGAATAGGGGTATAGGCCGTGATGGAGTTCCAGGGTCAGGAAGAGGTAGAGGTGTCCCAAAAGGTCATTCCAGAAAAGATTTATTGCCATCGCAGAATGGTGTTGGAAAGAAAGCACCGGATGATATACGAATTCTTCACACAGAGACTCTGATCAAGGAG GTGGAGAGGGTATTTTGTGCCAGACCCCCGGATCCTGTTGAAGTTGAGAAAGCGAAGAAAGTGCTGAAG GAGCATGAGCAAGCACTTATCGATGCGATTTCAAGGCTTACAGATCTATCTGATGGTGAAAGTG ATGAGGGTGGTCCTCAGTATTCGCGTGGGCATTCCATGGGTTGA
- the LOC119996781 gene encoding ABC transporter F family member 4-like codes for MENQNQNQNQNQTWSTWEELLLACAVKRHGYKDWDSVSMEIQTRTSLPHILTTAHHCKLKYHDLKRRFTTPAAKPDGEQVAEGDKVDDVPWLEELRKIRVAELKQEVQRYDVSILSLQSRVKRLEEERERERGLREENGNIREKPDLEEERSENDKRGDDKGGERLEMPVKVENRKLIPGEDSDRENRSVNGSNSTGSNRKAIEKEMVKSEPEPVQTGGDEPRPVLSGSNSKPDGEDDSVTQMSSDVQSSASLGSKRKRKVRKRRAVSGDSVKQVPVKSQPLIQVLDSIRSSQHGPLFDCRLESQETEEYRNMVKQHMDLGTIQARLDQGSYKFCTLSFYRDLLLLFNNAIVFFPKSSQEWLAACELLTLVSAEMRKETQKSDSTQKTASVPSQPKPELEKSDSLLARQKSSAPIVVCRKRSSISSKSSLSSSFAKKVDPQESRDDNEDDDNNKKPAIDTEPIVVEQQSLLNIKPDSKPKTGTRSTRRGSKLLSASSATPNRKQSTILPGSKAASNDKVETHKSDKKKAEALALEKKKAAADFLKRIKKNSPQEGSKRSVSKGSNNNSSGGGGEQKKSISDKKDKGKDRMTRTLSERKQTKDEGSPSKRSIGRPPKKTAEVSTVTGRRRRESDGNGVAETKRPAKRSRR; via the exons atggaaaaccaaaaccaaaaccaaaaccaaaaccaaacatGGAGTACCTGGGAGGAGCTGCTGCTAGCGTGCGCCGTCAAGAGACACGGTTACAAGGACTGGGACTCCGTCTCCATGGAGATTCAGACCCGGACCTCTCTCCCCCACATCCTTACCACCGCTCACCACTGTAAACTCAAGTACCACGACCTCAAGCGAAGATTCACCACACCAGCGGCCAAGCCCGATGGCGAACAGGTGGCGGAAGGTGACAAAGTTGACGACGTGCCTTGGCTCGAAGAGCTGAGGAAGATCCGCGTTGCCGAGCTGAAACAAGAGGTCCAACGATACGATGTCTCCATCTT GTCTTTGCAGTCGAGAGTGAAGAGACTGGAGGAAGAGCGAGAACGAGAGCGAGGATTGCGAGAAGAGAACGGAAACATACGAGAGAAACCAGATCTGGAAGAAGAGAGATCAGAAAACGACAAACGAGGCGACGATAAAGGTGGAGAGCGACTGGAGATGCCGGTGAAAGTTGAGAACCGGAAGTTGATTCCAGGCGAGGATTCCGACCGGGAAAACCGGTCTGTTAACGGATCCAATTCCACCGGTTCGAACAGGAAAGCAATCGAAAAGGAAATGGTCAAGTCCGAACCCGAACCGGTTCAAACCGGTGGAGATGAGCCGCGACCGGTTTTGAGCGGTTCGAACTCGAAACCGGATGGAGAAGATGACTCGGTAACGCAGATGAGCAGTGACGTGCAGAGCTCGGCGAGTTTAGGAAGTAAGAGGAAGCGGAAGGTGAGGAAGAGAAGGGCCGTTTCCGGTGATAGCGTCAAACAAGTGCCTGTTAAATCACAGCCGTTGATCCAGGTTCTGGATTCGATCAGGTCATCTCAACACGGTCCTCTGTTTGATTGCCGCCTCGAAAGCCAG GAAACTGAGGAATACAGGAATATGGTTAAGCAGCATATGGATCTGGGAACAATACAAGCTAGACTGGACCAAGGCTCTTACAAATTTTGCACTCTTTCATTCTACagagatcttttacttctcttcAACAATGCCATTGTTTTCTTCCCCAAATCCTCCCAAGAATGGCTTGCCGCTTGCGAACTGCTCACCCTTGTTTCAGCTGAAATGAGAAAGGAAACCCAGAAATCTGATTCTACGCAGAAAACAGCCAGTGTTCCCTCTCAACCCAAGCCTGAACTTGAGAAGTCCGATTCATTGCTCGCGAGACAAAAATCTTCAGCACCCATTGTAGTTTGTCGCAAGCGTAGTTCAATCTCATCGAAGTCTTCTCTCTCATCTAGCTTTGCGAAGAAGGTTGATCCACAAGAAAGCCGAGATGACAATGAGGATGACGACAACAACAAAAAACCAGCTATCGATACAGAGCCAATTGTTGTTGAACAACAGAGTTTACTGAACATCAAACCAGACTCCAAGCCTAAAACTGGTACAAGAAGCACTAGAAGAGGCAGCAAACTCCTCAGCGCCAGCAGTGCCACTCCTAACAGGAAGCAAAGCACAATACTCCCAGGTTCTAAAGCAGCTTCAAATGACAAGGTGGAAACTCATAAAAGTGATAAGAAGAAAGCTGAGGCATTGgcattggagaagaagaaagccGCAGCAGATTTCTTGAAGAGGATAAAGAAGAATTCTCCGCAGGAAGGGTCGAAGAGGAGTGTCAGTAAAGGTAGTAATAATAAcagtagtggtggtggtggagagcAGAAGAAGAGTATTAGTGACAAGAAAGACAAAGGCAAGGACAGGATGACGAGGACTCTCAGTGAGAGAAAACAAACAAAGGATGAGGGCAGTCCATCAAAGCGGAGCATTGGGAGGCCACCAAAGAAAACAGCGGAGGTGTCCACAGTCACCGGGAGACGGAGGAGGGAAAGTGATGGAAATGGGGTGGCGGAAACGAAGCGACCTGCAAAAAGATCCAGGAGGTAA
- the LOC119998473 gene encoding protein N-terminal asparagine amidohydrolase produces MVVVVLAGVEAMAAVVVVAGIFGGLMVFEFIGEEERRRVSVSKLIRKSLLVFVTDFYTRVKRASRWEYYNVARCTIFLLLSLFPLANISRKCNDPVKYCSCSCLLALSLRLKSEENLTIQEIFLGCDKVMIFVDGAPFPARSSSFSSPSPGRDTLLALMEHPTLVSVAHAFKSTRETKFSASAQKKWVYVFQREYATVDPARVDFVGTDEATTCVGLVIRNRKSGMTSIAHMDFPQSVENGLNEMLSLLDCKDESGLDVHLLGAFEDVSTEHAYGSQLSESSAQSDGYSVPICAKIVETLQNRQEKFHIHTLFVLAHNTRRDSQENSYPIFNGLLVETNSGSITPASFDKSSRCPDEIVRRIRVSASFKDPSLREKLLETYDTQTDRFMIAPCSWSGHYVRIASVLQELSDAEILHSCSTSPSAEGPDFVDNGRRQWDYLIKHPDWRETFPRRQPRVFGRTDDGGWKMCLPLQDIPQGYVHQKALCIG; encoded by the exons atggtggtggtggtactGGCAGGGGTAGAGGCCATGGCGGCTGTGGTTGTGGTAGCCGGGATTTTTGGTGGGCTTATGGTTTTTGAATTCATcggagaagaagaaaggaggagagtGTCAGTCTCAAAATTAATTAGGAAAAGTTTGTTAGTATTTGTTACTGATTTTTATACACGTGTTAAGCGTGCGAGTAGGTGGGAGTATTACAATGTGGCGCGGTGCACCATATTCTTACTACTTTCTCTCTTCCCATTGGCCAACATCAGTAGAAAATGTAACGACCCCGTCAAATACTGTTCGtgttcttgcttgcttgctCTCTCGCTGCGACTGAAGAGTGAAGAGAATTTAACAATACAAGAAATCTTTCTGGGTTGCGATAAAGTCATGATCTTTGTAGATGGAGCCCCGTTTCCGGCACGTTCTTCATCGTTTTCATCTCCATCTCCG GGAAGAGATACCCTACTTGCTTTGATGGAGCACCCAACTTTGGTGTCTGTTGCTCATGCCTTCAAGTCTACCAGGGAAACAAAGTTCTCTGCTTCGGCACAGAAGAAATGGGTGTACGTCTTCCAAAGAGAATATGCGACTGTTGACCCTGCACGTGTGGAT TTCGTTGGTACTGATGAAGCAACGACTTGTGTGGGCCTTGTTATACGGAACCGGAAAAGTGGAAT GACGTCGATTGCCCATATGGATTTCCCACAATCTGTGGAAAATGGCCTCAATGAGATGTTGTCACTGCTTGACTGCAAAGATGAATCTGGATTGGAT GTGCATTTGCTTGGTGCTTTTGAAGATGTTTCTACTGAA caTGCTTATGGTAGCCAACTGTCAGAAAGCAGTGCACAATCAGATGGTTATTCCGTTCCTATATGTGCCAAAATCGTTGAAACTTTGCAGAACAGACAGGAAAAGTTTCACATTCATACTCTCTTTGTTCTTGCACATAACACAAGGAGGGATTCTCAGGAAAACTCATACCCCATTTTCAATGGACTCCTG GTGGAAACTAACTCTGGATCCATCACCCCCGCCAGTTTCGATAAAAGCTCAAGATGTCCGGATGAAATTGTGAGGAGAATTCGAGTGTCTGCATCATTTAAAGATCCTAGTTTGCGTGAAAAATTGTTGGAGACATATGATACACAAACTGATCGTTTTATGATTGCACCATGCTCTTG GTCTGGACACTATGTACGTATTGCTTCAGTACTTCAAGAACTTTCTGATGCGGAAATCCTCCACTCATGTTCCACTTCACCTTCTGCGGAAGGTCCAGATTTTGTGGATAATGGAAGGAG GCAATGGGACTATTTGATTAAACACCCAGACTGGCGTGAGACATTCCCAAGGAGACAGCCGCGTGTTTTTGGGAGAACAGATGATGGAGGCTGGAAAATGTGCTTACCATTGCAAGATATTCCGCAAGGGTATGTACACCAGAAAGCATTGTGTATTGGTTAG